Proteins encoded together in one Penicillium digitatum chromosome 1, complete sequence window:
- a CDS encoding Calcofluor white hypersensitive — protein sequence MITSCTSIQFHSSCSKSTAATNHSDRIAPKSHKRNWSTNLANQKHTEAEAEVKYQYREPPPCSSTSTYASTTISTAEIDPESDLIEPPSSHEGRYCVNERQEFYPLDAIPSTPSSFAPLFPSSRRLLIRHDDATVDGNMNLRVDTPVHLRDGSQRDVILFHLRMHDLFLRKFSLRRYCRDSGREVCQSARREVVPAHERRPALRTSWSNIFAGFRPGPVGGHCAPNGELKRQVSRVGDGYAPENGHGHAVVEKMDKGTAEADEYEKEKEEQGALPILGETILLEFSNYAHVALRRKGPGSTKKYDFEYWSTKYQWRREVRKEGDLHEVSFFLVDTRTSKTIAHLVPDTLAPLEVVEEESKGGWVPPSSLWISDPEVYKTMSDVADVIVATGIIALVDDCIRRRWHHERRPSWILPAQHSLVKSLERMGPRRLIGQVLQRRGSA from the exons ATGATCACAAGCTGTACCTCAATTCAATTTC ACAGTTCATGCTCAAAAAGCACGGCGGCAACAAATCACAGCGACCGGATCGCTCCCAAATCACACAAAAGAAACTGGTCCACGAATTTAGCCAACCAAAAACACACCGAAGCCGAAGCCGAAGTCAAGTACCAATACCGCGAGCCACCTCCCTGCTCCTCAACTTCAACCTACGCTTCAACAACAATTTCCACCGCCGAGATTGACCCAGAGTCCGACCTAATTGAGCCCCCAAGTTCCCATGAAGGTCGCTACTGTGTAAATGAGCGGCAAGAATTTTACCCACTAGACGCAATTCCCTCAACGCCTTCATCCTTTGCACCGCTCTTCCCCTCCTCGCGGCGACTGCTTATCCGTCATGACGACGCAACTGTCGACGGTAACATGAACCTGCGCGTCGACACACCAGTCCACCTCCGCGATGGCTCTCAGCGCGATGTCATTCTCTTCCACCTGCGTATGCACGACCTCTTCTTGCGGAAATTCTCGTTGCGGCGGTACTGCCGAGACTCGGGGCGCGAGGTGTGCCAATCGGCAAGGCGGGAGGTCGTACCTGCTCATGAGCGAAGGCCGGCGCTGCGCACCTCGTGGAGCAACATTTTTGCGGGGTTTAGGCCTGGTCCAGTCGGTGGTCATTGTGCCCCGAATGGGGAGCTAAAGAGGCAGGTTTCGAGGGTCGGTGATGGCTATGCACCTGAAAATGGTCATGGTCATGCTGTGGTAGAAAAGATGGACAAGGGAACAGCTGAAGCGGATGAGTatgagaaagagaaagaagaacagGGCGCTTTGCCGATCCTGGGTGAGACGATCTTGCTTGAATTCTCCAATTATGCGCATGTCGCGCTGCGTCGCAAAGGGCCTGGCTCGACTAAGAAATACGACTTTGAGTACTGGTCCACGAAGTACCAGTGGCGGAGGGAGGTCCGCAAAGAGGGTGACCTACATGAAGTGTCTTTTTTCTTGGTGGACACGCGCACCTCCAAGACTATTGCTCATTTGGTGCCGGACACGCTAGCGCCACTGGAGGTTGTTGAAGAAGAGAGCAAAGGGGGTTGGGTGCCGCCTTCTTCATTGTGGATCAGTGATCCCGAAGTTTATAAGACAATGTCTGATGTTGCCGA tgTGATCGTCGCAACAGGGATAATTGCGCTAGTTGACGACTGCATTCGTCGTCGCTGGCATCATGAGCGGCGTCCGTCGTGGATCCTGCCCGCCCAGCACTCGCTAGTTAAAAGCCTAGAGCGCATGGGCCCTCGGCGCCTGATCGGCCAAGTACTACAGCGGAGAGGATCCGCCTAA
- a CDS encoding Queuine/other tRNA-ribosyltransferase codes for MSTTTASARKSMPSALTFDRHAKCSTTKARASTLHLPHGSVPLPIFMPVATQASLKGLTYDQLRETGCMLCLNNTYHLGLKPGQAVLDAVGGAHKLQGWDRNLLTDSGGFQMVSLLQLATVTEEGVRFLSPHDGSPMLLTPEHSISLQNSIGSDIIMQLDDVIATTSPDHARIKEAMDRSVRWLDRCIEEHKYPERQNLFCIIQGGLDLELRKQCCEEMVARDTPGIAIGGLSGGEAKEEFCKVVDTCTEILPEHKPRYVMGVGYPEDIVVAVALGADMFDCVWPTRTARFGDAIVSSGTLKLSHKSFADDFGPVEEGCTCTCCRPTDQGGLGLTRAYMHHITAKETVGAHLLTIHNVHYMLTLMGKIRQAIIDDQYPAFLRKFFSDLYRGDKSKFPEWAVGALRGVGMDLLADS; via the exons ATGTCAACCACCACCGCTTCCGCCCGCAAATCGATGCCCTCTGCATTAACTTTCGATCGTCACGCCAAATGCTCG ACAACTAAGGCCCGTGCGAGTACCCTCCACCTACCCCATGGCTCAGTGCCTCTACCGATCTTCATGCCTGTCGCGACACAGGCATCTCTTAAGGGCCTAACATACGACCAGCTGCGAGAGACGGGATGCATGTTGTGCTTGAATAATACATATCACTTAGGTCTAAAGCCCGGTCAGGCGGTACTAGATGCAGTGGGTGGAGCGCATAAGTTACAAGGATGGGATCGGAATCTCTTGACCGATAGTGGGGG ttTCCAAATGGTGTCGCTTCTTCAGTTGGCGACGGTCACAGAGGAAGGAGTGCGATTCCTTAGCCCGCATGATGGCTCGCCGAT GCTACTGACACCCGAACATTCCATCTCTCTCCAAAATTCTATCGGATCTGATATTATCATGCAATTAGACGATGTGATTGCAACCACTTCGCCGGATCATGCTCGCATCAAGGAGGCTATGGACCGGTCTGTGCGATGGCTAGATCGGTGCATTGAGGAGCATAAATATCCGGAGCGCCAAAACCTCTTTTGCATCATCCAGGGTGGTCTTGATCTTGAATTGCGAAAGCAGTGCTGTGAAGAGATGGTAGCGCGAGATACTCCAGGAATTGCCATTGGAGGTCTATCCGGTGGTGAAGCGAAGGAGGAGTTCTGCAAAGT AGTGGATACATGCACTGAAATTCTCCCGGAACATAAACCCAGATACGTGATGGGCGTG GGATACCCCGAGGATATCGTTGTAGCAGTGGCTCTCGGGGCAGATATGTTTGACTGTGTTTGGCCGACGCGGACAGCA CGCTTCGGTGACGCGATCGTCTCCTCTGGGACGCTGAAACTAAGCCATAAATCGTTCGCCGATGACTTTGGTCCAGTTGAGGAGGGCTGCACCTGCACTTGCTGTCGTCCAACTGACCAAGGTGGTCTTGGTCTCACGCGAGCATACATGCACCATATCACAGCCAAAGAAACTGTTGGAGCTCATCT TTTGACCATCCATAATGTTCATTACATGTTGACCTTGATGGGCAAAATCCGACAGGCCATTATCGATGACCAATACCCGGCTTTCCTTCGTAAGTTTTTCTCTGATCTCTACAGAGGCGATAAATCTAAGTTCCCCGAATGGGCGGTGGGTGCTCTGCGGGGAGTTGGAATGGACTTGTTAGCAGACTCATGA
- a CDS encoding Double-stranded RNA-binding-like — protein sequence MSYTTSPQGNSVGSRPSWQDQLQDHCTRTKLSPPVFNIVSDRRGGRTAWSSTVTVQGQNIAARYWYDGQFINNAKEDAAEVALKTLNQQPRAATVYQGQLFPQATSGYGRGAGGF from the exons ATGTCGTATACTACCAGTCCCCAAGGAAATAGTGTTGGCAGCCGGCCCAGCTGGCAAGACCAACTCCAGG ACCATTGCACACGCACCAAGCTGTCTCCTCCTGTCTTCAACATTGTCTCCGATCGGCGAG GAGGTCGTACCGCCTGGTCTAGCACCGTCACCGTTCAGGGCCAGAATATCGCCGCCCGTTACTGGTATGACGGTCAGTTTATCAACAATGCCAAAGAGGACGCCGCCGAGGTTGCTCTCAAGACTCTAAACCAGCAGCCCCGGGCTGCTACTGTCTACCAGGGTCAGCTGTTCCCACAGGCAACGTCCGGCTATGGCCGCGGAGCTGGCGGATTCTGA
- a CDS encoding Thymidylate synthase, translating to MTQDQAAAAPAATPSPHDPSHEEHQYLNLIRTILSEGEHRPDRTGTGTQSIFAPPQLRFSLSKPNPKGGDPIPVLPLLTTKRVFLRAVLAELLWFISGCTSSLPLSEAGIKIWDGNGSREFLDKSGLGHREEGDLGPVYGFQWRHFGAEYVDAKTDYTGQGVDQLKDVVHKLIHNPFDRRIIMSAWNPADLKKMALPPCHMFAQFYVSFPPGMKLDEKTGRPSEKGILSCVLYQRSCDMGLGVPFNIASYALLTHILAHAANLHPGTLIHTMGDAHIYLDHIDALKEQLVREPTEFPELCIKRDDRGSAVVDGWKEDEFEVIGYKPHKIIKMKMSV from the coding sequence ATGACTCAAGACCAAGCCGCTGCAGCTCCTGCGGCAACCCCGTCGCCACATGACCCCTCGCATGAAGAGCACCAATACCTCAACTTGATACGCACAATCCTTTCCGAAGGCGAGCACAGACCTGACCGCACTGGCACCGGCACGCAATCAATCTTTGCGCCACCCCAATTACGCTTCTCTCTCTCGAAGCCGAACCCAAAAGGCGGCGACCCAATCCCCGTCTTGCCTCTTCTTACTACAAAGCGAGTCTTCCTACGCGCCGTGCTTGCCGAATTACTCTGGTTTATCTCCGGTTGCACCTCCTCCCTCCCACTCTCCGAAGCTGGGATTAAGATTTGGGACGGAAATGGAAGCCGCGAGTTCCTGGATAAGTCCGGACTCGGTCACCGTGAAGAAGGCGACCTAGGACCCGTGTATGGATTCCAGTGGCGGCACTTTGGCGCCGAGTATGTTGATGCGAAGACGGATTAcaccggccagggtgtcgACCAGCTCAAAGACGTTGTACACAAGCTCATTCACAATCCCTTCGATCGCCGTATCATCATGAGCGCGTGGAATCCCGCTGATCTGAAAAAGATGGCTCTGCCCCCGTGCCACATGTTCGCCCAATTCTACGTCTCGTTCCCCCCTGGCATGAAACTCGATGAAAAAACGGGCCGTCCATCGGAGAAGGGTATCCTATCCTGCGTGCTGTATCAGCGCTCTTGTGATATGGGTCTTGGTGTACCCTTCAATATCGCATCTTATGCCCTCCTCACACATATCCTTGCACATGCTGCGAATCTTCATCCCGGAACTCTCATTCACACTATGGGCGATGCCCATATCTATCTTGACCACATCGATGCGCTGAAAGAGCAGCTTGTTCGAGAACCAACGGAATTCCCTGAGCTGTGCATTAAGCGTGATGACCGTGGCAGCGCGGTCGTCGATGGCTGGAAGGAGGATGAATTTGAGGTGATTGGATACAAGCCTCACAAGATCATCAAAATGAAGATGAGTGTTTGA